A stretch of Candidatus Brocadiaceae bacterium DNA encodes these proteins:
- the moaA gene encoding GTP 3',8-cyclase MoaA, with product MDIIDRYFRKINRLRISVTELCNLRCTYCRPAKGLELSNHKDILTYEEIITIIHLAVRLGINSFRLTGGEPLVRRGIGNFFRMLGEINGIDDLAMTTNGIYLKDYVKILKEIGIFRLNISLDSIDNTKYEKITRGGRLQDVLLGIEEILNHGFKNTKINVVAMKGINDDEFEQFARLTLKRDLEVRFIEYMAMNKGSLVSENKFIPAAEIIDTIGQYHEIIPLPAPALGSGAARMYKIKGAVGTLGFISAVSNPFCSSCNRLRLTSDGKLRSCLLSGGEVDLKAILRNHYTEEALINAFIRAANLKPPVHAGKGQVIMHKVGG from the coding sequence ATGGACATCATTGATCGGTATTTTCGAAAAATAAACAGACTAAGAATCTCGGTGACGGAACTTTGCAATCTTCGGTGTACGTATTGCAGGCCCGCGAAGGGATTGGAGCTTTCAAATCATAAAGACATTCTCACCTATGAGGAAATCATAACTATTATTCACCTTGCAGTCAGGTTGGGAATAAATAGCTTTCGTCTTACCGGAGGAGAGCCTCTTGTCAGGAGGGGAATAGGGAATTTCTTTCGAATGTTGGGGGAAATTAACGGTATTGATGATCTGGCCATGACAACAAATGGCATTTATCTGAAAGACTATGTAAAGATACTCAAAGAGATCGGCATATTCCGATTAAATATAAGCCTTGATAGTATAGATAACACGAAATATGAAAAAATAACAAGGGGTGGGAGATTGCAGGATGTCTTGCTTGGAATTGAAGAGATACTCAATCATGGGTTTAAAAATACGAAAATCAATGTGGTTGCCATGAAGGGTATAAACGATGACGAATTCGAACAGTTTGCAAGGCTTACGCTTAAACGGGACCTGGAAGTGAGATTTATCGAGTATATGGCGATGAACAAAGGAAGTCTTGTCTCGGAGAATAAATTTATTCCTGCGGCTGAAATCATCGATACTATCGGACAATATCATGAAATCATACCGCTTCCAGCCCCCGCTCTAGGTAGCGGCGCTGCCAGAATGTATAAAATTAAAGGTGCTGTCGGAACGCTTGGATTTATCTCGGCGGTAAGTAATCCTTTTTGTAGTTCATGTAATCGACTCCGGTTAACATCAGATGGGAAACTTCGCTCTTGTCTGCTCTCCGGAGGAGAGGTGGACTTGAAAGCCATTTTAAGGAATCACTACACTGAAGAGGCGCTTATCAATGCGTTTATCCGCGCCGCAAATCTGAAGCCGCCTGTCCATGC
- a CDS encoding sigma-54 dependent transcriptional regulator → MRESLVIALKREGYSASSVENGELAVKLQKKHAYDLIIVDLKMETMDGLEVLSQVKQSNQSTEVIIMTAFGTINSAIQAMRKGAYDYITKPFQLPDMLAVIERALEKKRFSEQVKTLQKDIKEKYKFEGIVGNSPVMIRVLNILVELTHSESTVLITGESGTGKELVARAIHNNSRRSKKPFVVINCGALPENLQESELFGHAMGSFTGAVKDKRGIFSEAQGGTLFLDEIGETSFSSQVKLLRFLQNGEIRKVGDNKPVYLDVRVIVATNKDLEEETRNGSFRKDLFYRLNVIRIHLPPLRERREDIPALTNHFVKMYSEKLKKGTPEISGDAMALLLNYNWPGNIREMENIIERAVTLSKGNKITELDLELQSPVPINGTDTNAYEGGIRAALAQQERKTIIASLQKHAGNRKQAASNLGISTTTLWRKMKEYHIVSKMNYNIDKN, encoded by the coding sequence ATGCGCGAATCGCTGGTGATCGCCCTGAAAAGGGAGGGGTATAGCGCAAGCAGTGTGGAAAATGGAGAGCTGGCGGTAAAACTTCAAAAAAAACACGCTTATGATCTCATCATAGTCGATTTGAAAATGGAAACTATGGATGGATTGGAGGTTTTATCGCAGGTAAAACAAAGTAATCAATCCACAGAGGTCATTATCATGACTGCTTTCGGCACCATTAACAGCGCCATTCAGGCGATGCGAAAAGGCGCTTATGACTACATTACCAAGCCTTTTCAGCTTCCTGATATGCTGGCCGTAATAGAACGCGCATTGGAGAAAAAGCGTTTTTCAGAACAAGTCAAGACTCTTCAAAAGGATATTAAGGAAAAGTACAAATTTGAAGGTATCGTAGGCAACTCACCGGTAATGATACGAGTCTTAAATATTCTCGTTGAATTAACACATAGCGAAAGTACCGTCTTGATAACGGGTGAAAGCGGGACAGGGAAGGAGTTGGTTGCTCGAGCGATACACAACAACAGTCGCAGGAGTAAAAAACCATTTGTTGTTATAAACTGCGGTGCATTGCCTGAAAACCTACAGGAAAGCGAACTCTTTGGTCATGCAATGGGTTCGTTTACCGGTGCAGTGAAAGATAAGAGGGGGATCTTTTCAGAGGCACAAGGTGGCACATTGTTTTTGGATGAAATCGGTGAGACTTCATTTTCGAGCCAGGTCAAATTACTTCGTTTTTTACAAAATGGCGAGATAAGAAAAGTTGGGGATAATAAACCGGTTTATCTCGATGTTCGGGTTATTGTAGCAACAAATAAAGACTTGGAAGAAGAAACAAGAAACGGGTCTTTTAGAAAGGATTTGTTTTACCGCCTCAATGTAATACGGATTCACTTGCCGCCTTTGAGGGAAAGAAGAGAAGATATTCCTGCCTTGACGAACCATTTTGTAAAAATGTATTCGGAAAAACTGAAAAAGGGAACGCCGGAAATATCCGGAGATGCAATGGCTTTGCTCTTAAACTATAACTGGCCTGGTAATATAAGGGAGATGGAAAATATTATTGAGAGGGCGGTTACCTTGTCTAAGGGTAACAAAATCACTGAGTTGGATCTGGAATTGCAGAGTCCGGTACCTATTAATGGTACGGATACTAATGCTTACGAAGGAGGAATTCGGGCAGCTTTAGCACAGCAGGAGAGGAAAACCATTATAGCCTCTTTGCAGAAACATGCAGGAAATCGCAAGCAGGCAGCAAGTAATTTGGGGATTTCCACGACGACGTTATGGAGAAAAATGAAGGAATATCATATTGTTTCGAAGATGAATTATAATATTGATAAAAACTAA
- a CDS encoding PAS domain S-box protein: MFQSIKNKLIFLFLLAILTPLLVMRIIAYPIAQKAIQETTISNLQFIRSKEVFRINDWLLLLKDKAARIVANPVVVAAAHSGKMDINTSSQSVSSMILEGFFTGFFIADMRGIINASPDNRLIGLNISKNKGFGRAMKGITSFSEIVSTDVFDTGDWKSWPIELNTLHAFVPIKKETGSVMGVLGCSVDLSTLREILQEVPSESDYDVYLVNQDGLMVSHRHLETQSKAMAYFKEKPLLQRIVVEPESQKITKSVASCLMGGVGYDMDGYINYAGEVVFGAWRWIPEINWGCIVETNINKVSLAMNNLKNPISKILSFLTITGLILGAAGITFAFFIGKKIANPIVELTNATRQMSAGDLPQQVTIKTRDELSELGDAFNVMAESVQEKTTKLRDAKNFLNSILLSSTEHSIIACDLGGKILTFNEGAKRMFCFAPEELIQRENIRILHTKKDIESGRISRILKTTLTKGRYKNELQLVRKNGQVFIGFSTFTTRLSSQGEPTGFVIITRDITEQKQLEQELQNYAEHLEKIVEERSQKLRVSEEKYRRLFEVSKDTVFFCDKQYQFIDINHAGVELFGYNSKNDILQLNLIHQLFFKPEEGRVMKELIGKNGYIKDYEVELKSRDGLMIPCMMTSNLRRDERNNIVGYEGIIIDLTEWKKIEQEKDTLNNINKILASRLDLREVYKSLSTELHKVVDFDRISITLLDEKRVEFVTFALSKEYHISKLEEGVPYSKYGSLAGKVVENGEVYIVHDTAQGAFSTDPILLKEGIKSRLSVPLVCKGEIIGSLNFGSNKVHNYTETHVEIINKIVPQLAIAIDNTRLFDKIKESEQKYRNLVEDIEDVIFRMDKTGRYLFLNNALKNVTGYTPKELYDDSSLAIEIIHKDDVERVKESTRKVIQGELKVSKGLEYRVHCKNGRERWLSQNTYPIKNKNGSIIGIEGVIQEITDRKKIEERIRRSERLASIGELAASIAHEIRNPLGAISNSVCMLKRDLALTDDDQSLFDMVVEETEWLNSIITNFLTFAHQAEYHFVKSDIIKIIDETLILFEQDTRFNTKIEINKIYENNIPEIYLDRNWIRRIFWNLLMNSVDAMPNGGKIFIRLRRQKRPDNNMVEIVLSDTGSGIPPESIKKVFEPFFTTKKTRGTGLGLSIVHRVIDNHDGVIDVKSIQGKGTTFTIRLPIKNKQCKTVSL, translated from the coding sequence ATGTTTCAGTCAATTAAAAACAAATTAATCTTTCTCTTCCTTCTCGCCATTCTTACGCCATTACTGGTAATGCGAATTATTGCATATCCTATCGCTCAAAAAGCTATTCAGGAAACAACAATAAGTAATTTACAATTCATCAGATCCAAAGAAGTATTTCGAATTAATGACTGGTTATTGTTATTAAAAGATAAGGCAGCACGAATAGTCGCAAACCCGGTTGTCGTGGCTGCGGCACATTCGGGAAAAATGGATATCAATACATCATCGCAATCTGTTTCTTCCATGATCCTGGAAGGATTTTTTACAGGGTTTTTTATTGCGGATATGCGCGGGATTATCAACGCTTCTCCAGACAACCGGTTGATCGGATTAAACATATCCAAAAACAAGGGTTTTGGACGCGCAATGAAAGGTATAACCAGTTTTTCGGAAATAGTATCAACAGATGTTTTTGATACCGGTGACTGGAAGTCGTGGCCGATAGAACTCAACACCCTGCATGCCTTTGTACCGATAAAAAAAGAGACTGGAAGTGTCATGGGTGTATTGGGATGTTCAGTTGATTTGTCTACACTACGTGAAATATTGCAGGAGGTTCCTTCCGAAAGCGATTACGATGTTTATCTTGTTAACCAGGACGGTTTAATGGTTTCTCATAGACACCTTGAAACGCAATCAAAAGCAATGGCGTACTTCAAAGAAAAACCTCTGTTGCAAAGAATTGTTGTTGAGCCTGAATCTCAAAAAATTACCAAAAGCGTTGCCTCCTGTTTGATGGGTGGTGTTGGTTATGACATGGATGGTTATATAAACTATGCAGGAGAAGTCGTATTTGGTGCATGGCGTTGGATTCCGGAAATTAATTGGGGTTGTATCGTTGAAACGAATATTAACAAGGTGTCCTTGGCTATGAACAACTTAAAGAACCCCATTTCAAAGATACTCTCTTTTCTGACGATTACGGGGTTAATTTTGGGTGCTGCCGGAATTACATTTGCTTTTTTCATCGGGAAAAAAATTGCCAATCCTATTGTAGAGTTAACGAATGCAACCCGGCAGATGTCTGCCGGAGATTTACCTCAACAGGTTACAATAAAAACAAGAGATGAACTGAGTGAGTTGGGAGATGCATTTAACGTTATGGCGGAATCTGTGCAGGAAAAAACGACCAAGCTACGAGATGCAAAGAATTTTTTAAACAGTATACTTCTTAGTTCTACGGAACATTCGATAATTGCGTGTGATCTTGGCGGAAAAATACTGACTTTTAATGAAGGTGCAAAAAGGATGTTTTGTTTTGCCCCAGAGGAATTGATACAAAGAGAAAATATTCGAATATTACATACAAAAAAGGATATTGAATCTGGCAGAATAAGCAGGATATTAAAGACCACTCTTACGAAAGGAAGGTACAAAAACGAGTTGCAACTGGTAAGAAAGAACGGACAAGTGTTTATCGGCTTCAGTACTTTTACAACAAGGCTTTCTTCACAAGGAGAACCGACCGGTTTTGTGATAATAACAAGGGATATCACGGAACAAAAGCAACTGGAGCAGGAACTCCAAAATTACGCCGAACACCTTGAGAAAATCGTAGAAGAACGATCACAAAAATTAAGGGTGTCCGAAGAAAAATATAGGCGTCTTTTTGAGGTGAGCAAGGACACCGTTTTCTTTTGCGATAAACAATATCAATTTATAGATATTAACCATGCAGGAGTTGAATTGTTTGGCTATAATTCTAAAAACGATATTTTGCAATTAAACCTGATTCATCAATTGTTTTTTAAACCGGAAGAAGGCAGGGTGATGAAGGAATTAATAGGTAAAAACGGTTATATAAAGGATTATGAGGTAGAATTAAAAAGCAGAGATGGTTTGATGATCCCCTGTATGATGACGAGTAATCTGAGGAGGGACGAGCGAAATAATATTGTTGGTTATGAGGGGATTATTATAGACCTGACAGAATGGAAAAAGATAGAGCAGGAAAAAGATACTTTAAACAATATTAATAAAATATTAGCATCGAGATTAGACCTGAGAGAAGTGTATAAGTCACTGAGTACTGAACTCCATAAAGTCGTTGATTTTGATCGTATCAGTATTACCCTTCTTGATGAAAAGAGGGTTGAATTTGTAACTTTTGCGCTATCAAAAGAATATCATATTTCTAAATTGGAAGAAGGTGTTCCTTATTCCAAATACGGATCATTGGCAGGAAAAGTGGTAGAAAATGGGGAAGTCTATATAGTTCATGATACGGCACAAGGGGCCTTTTCTACGGACCCTATTTTATTGAAGGAGGGTATTAAATCACGGTTGTCGGTTCCCCTGGTATGTAAGGGGGAGATTATTGGGAGCCTGAATTTTGGAAGTAATAAGGTACATAATTATACGGAAACCCATGTTGAGATTATCAATAAGATTGTTCCGCAACTGGCTATTGCAATTGACAATACACGCCTTTTTGATAAAATTAAAGAGTCTGAACAAAAATACAGGAATCTGGTTGAAGATATAGAAGACGTAATATTTCGAATGGATAAAACAGGGAGATACCTGTTCCTTAACAATGCGTTGAAGAATGTGACAGGATATACCCCAAAAGAGTTGTACGATGATTCTTCTCTGGCGATTGAAATAATACATAAAGACGATGTGGAACGGGTAAAAGAATCAACGCGAAAGGTCATTCAGGGTGAATTAAAGGTTTCCAAGGGTTTGGAATACCGAGTACATTGTAAGAATGGTAGAGAACGATGGCTTTCGCAGAATACCTATCCTATAAAGAACAAAAACGGAAGCATTATTGGTATTGAAGGCGTTATACAGGAAATTACAGATAGAAAGAAAATAGAAGAACGAATACGTCGTTCTGAACGCCTGGCCTCTATCGGTGAACTGGCCGCCTCTATCGCTCATGAAATCAGGAACCCATTGGGTGCCATATCGAATTCCGTATGTATGCTGAAAAGAGATTTGGCATTAACGGATGATGACCAAAGTTTGTTCGATATGGTTGTGGAGGAAACAGAGTGGCTGAACAGTATTATCACCAACTTCCTTACCTTTGCTCACCAGGCAGAATATCATTTCGTAAAGAGCGATATCATTAAAATTATCGATGAGACACTTATTCTTTTTGAGCAGGATACAAGATTCAATACGAAAATTGAAATCAACAAAATATATGAGAATAATATTCCTGAAATTTATTTGGATAGAAATTGGATTCGGCGGATATTCTGGAATTTATTAATGAATTCCGTTGATGCAATGCCAAATGGTGGAAAAATTTTCATACGATTGAGAAGGCAGAAACGCCCTGACAACAATATGGTGGAGATTGTATTGTCTGATACCGGCAGTGGAATTCCACCCGAAAGTATTAAAAAGGTCTTTGAGCCGTTTTTTACAACAAAGAAAACAAGAGGTACGGGACTGGGCCTTTCTATTGTTCATCGTGTTATAGATAATCATGACGGTGTAATAGATGTAAAGAGCATACAAGGTAAAGGCACGACATTTACCATCCGTTTACCAATCAAAAATAAACAATGTAAAACAGTTTCCCTCTAG
- a CDS encoding Mrp/NBP35 family ATP-binding protein: MSECTIPFTCELCEKYSSCKIDHMEHNKWAIAQRMKDITYKIVVMSNKGGVGKSTVTTNLGVTLAQKGFKVGIADADIHGPNIPMMLGVEGNRLKGSSEGVIPQEIIPNLKVASLSFLIEDPSMPIIWRDAAKWDFLCELMGSVCWGELDYLLVDLPPGTGNEAISIIELIGKVNGAVIVTTPQEVVLLDVKKSVYFSRDSGVPVIGIVENMSSLVCPHCKEHIDVFKTGGGEKICAELGVPFLGKIPLDPGITEKCDDGVAFVAAYPNSDGAKAFEEIVVKCEDFVSTQEDEESKITEYREVPFLGKVPVDPNFVE; the protein is encoded by the coding sequence ATGTCGGAATGTACGATTCCGTTTACGTGTGAACTCTGTGAAAAATATTCATCCTGCAAGATTGACCATATGGAACACAATAAATGGGCTATTGCTCAGCGAATGAAAGACATTACTTACAAGATTGTTGTTATGAGTAATAAGGGAGGAGTCGGTAAGAGTACGGTTACGACAAACCTCGGAGTTACTTTGGCCCAGAAAGGTTTTAAGGTTGGAATCGCCGACGCGGATATTCACGGGCCCAACATACCTATGATGCTGGGTGTGGAAGGGAATAGGCTTAAGGGAAGCAGTGAGGGCGTGATTCCTCAAGAGATTATTCCTAATTTAAAGGTTGCATCCCTTTCTTTTTTGATAGAAGATCCTTCCATGCCTATTATCTGGAGAGATGCGGCAAAATGGGACTTTCTGTGTGAGTTGATGGGAAGTGTCTGTTGGGGGGAATTGGACTACCTTCTGGTCGATTTGCCACCGGGAACGGGCAATGAGGCTATTTCTATCATTGAACTCATAGGAAAGGTGAACGGTGCCGTGATTGTTACGACTCCACAGGAAGTGGTGTTGTTGGATGTAAAAAAATCCGTGTATTTTTCGCGGGATAGCGGAGTACCGGTAATTGGTATTGTCGAAAACATGAGCAGTTTGGTTTGTCCTCATTGTAAAGAACACATTGATGTATTTAAAACAGGTGGAGGCGAGAAAATATGTGCTGAGCTTGGGGTTCCGTTTCTCGGAAAAATTCCGCTAGATCCGGGGATTACGGAAAAATGTGATGATGGTGTTGCATTTGTTGCTGCGTATCCAAATTCTGATGGAGCAAAGGCGTTTGAAGAGATTGTGGTGAAGTGCGAAGACTTTGTTTCCACGCAAGAAGACGAGGAAAGCAAAATTACGGAATACAGAGAAGTACCCTTTTTGGGCAAGGTGCCCGTTGATCCGAATTTTGTCGAATAA
- a CDS encoding 4Fe-4S dicluster domain-containing protein: protein MNDEGKIIDRRQLFKELFHFVGDKVVDYTAKRIDRAMPKGDYLRPPGAIEETEFLSLCTRCDECIKACPAKAIKRSSGFMDVAIGTPIIVPKENPCVLCNGLLCITACKEGALQPVEIVSMVNMGVARIDKERCLAWGEQDCNLCFVKCPLQGDALYQEDGKPIINEEKCVGCGICEYACHTINNTCAIKTLPKRS, encoded by the coding sequence ATGAATGATGAAGGAAAGATAATAGATAGACGGCAGTTATTTAAAGAGCTCTTTCATTTTGTTGGGGATAAGGTTGTTGATTACACGGCAAAGAGGATTGATCGTGCAATGCCCAAAGGAGACTATCTTCGTCCCCCGGGCGCCATAGAAGAAACAGAGTTTCTGTCTTTATGCACCCGGTGTGATGAATGCATTAAGGCCTGTCCCGCAAAAGCGATAAAACGGTCTAGTGGCTTTATGGATGTAGCTATTGGCACGCCAATTATAGTACCCAAGGAAAATCCCTGTGTGCTCTGTAACGGGCTTCTGTGTATTACCGCGTGCAAGGAGGGCGCTTTGCAGCCGGTGGAAATAGTAAGTATGGTCAACATGGGTGTTGCACGGATAGATAAAGAACGATGCCTCGCCTGGGGAGAACAGGATTGCAATCTTTGTTTTGTAAAATGCCCCTTACAGGGTGATGCCCTGTATCAGGAAGACGGTAAACCAATAATTAATGAAGAAAAATGCGTGGGCTGTGGTATCTGTGAATATGCCTGCCATACGATAAACAATACCTGTGCAATCAAGACATTACCAAAAAGATCCTGA
- a CDS encoding TIGR04255 family protein, which translates to MDSHPKAPLSELIFGMTLKKPIFGIQGFIFELIHEFKSDYPLIQYGNPLEDLNLQNYILEPQINYNNTGPLLYRLSTHDSKWLVQLQFNKIFFSWIRKDEEEVGNFPGYNAVCGKFSQLVSFAQNKLHGEFPVKFCELTYQDRIIWQEHIDDLSQVDKILKITLPTIKTAKSTHAPNNLFSKYTIPVDTIGGYAIISINTATTKDDRQLLNFQCTLRGSVENMLIDDWYSNANSIQSKLFTDLFNEELLTSWK; encoded by the coding sequence ATGGATTCACACCCAAAAGCGCCGTTATCAGAGCTTATTTTTGGGATGACCCTGAAAAAACCGATTTTTGGTATTCAAGGATTTATTTTTGAATTGATACATGAATTCAAAAGTGATTATCCGTTAATACAGTATGGCAATCCTCTTGAAGACCTTAACTTGCAGAACTACATCCTGGAGCCTCAAATTAATTATAATAACACCGGACCGCTTTTATATCGACTGAGCACACATGATTCCAAATGGTTGGTTCAATTACAGTTTAATAAAATATTTTTCAGTTGGATCAGAAAAGATGAAGAAGAAGTCGGTAATTTCCCAGGCTATAATGCCGTTTGCGGTAAGTTTTCCCAATTAGTGTCGTTTGCCCAAAATAAACTGCACGGTGAATTTCCTGTTAAGTTTTGTGAATTAACCTATCAAGACAGGATTATCTGGCAGGAGCATATCGATGACCTTTCCCAGGTGGACAAAATTTTAAAGATCACGTTGCCAACGATCAAAACTGCGAAGAGCACCCATGCGCCGAACAATCTTTTTAGCAAGTATACTATTCCTGTTGACACTATAGGGGGCTATGCCATTATTTCAATTAACACGGCTACAACAAAAGATGACAGACAACTTCTGAATTTCCAATGCACATTACGCGGGTCCGTTGAAAATATGTTAATAGACGATTGGTACAGCAATGCCAATAGCATTCAAAGCAAATTATTTACCGATCTCTTTAATGAGGAACTTTTGACGTCGTGGAAATAA
- a CDS encoding M48 family metalloprotease, with product MFKKLFFLIVIFGIICICYEYNNSIADDNWSISGGMPEEIGEAEEIELGKKVDEFISHQFYIDKDPELNKVINDIAQKIFTVSERKTLPFRCNILQSHSVNAFSSPGGHIYITYGLLEFTKTKDEVAGIIGHEVAHASLMHVSKLYHEINELVSHQEKKADSVIGFLLLNSHLEEFEHEADIAGALYAYKAGFDPNGLPDFLERHLIFTAHNGPINFRSFDVYKSIDARIHHLREYVSSLEDHQKDR from the coding sequence ATGTTTAAAAAATTATTCTTCCTTATCGTCATTTTTGGGATTATCTGCATTTGTTATGAGTATAATAATAGCATTGCAGATGACAATTGGTCCATAAGTGGTGGTATGCCGGAAGAAATAGGAGAGGCAGAGGAAATTGAACTCGGCAAAAAAGTTGACGAATTTATAAGCCATCAGTTTTATATAGATAAAGACCCTGAACTGAACAAGGTAATTAATGATATCGCGCAGAAAATCTTTACGGTATCAGAAAGAAAGACCCTCCCCTTTCGCTGCAATATTCTTCAATCACATTCGGTCAATGCCTTTTCCTCTCCGGGTGGTCATATCTATATCACCTACGGGTTATTGGAATTTACGAAAACAAAGGATGAGGTAGCAGGCATTATCGGGCATGAAGTTGCCCATGCTTCCCTGATGCATGTTTCTAAACTCTACCATGAGATAAACGAACTAGTCTCCCATCAAGAAAAGAAAGCCGATTCTGTCATTGGTTTCCTGCTGTTAAATTCCCACCTGGAAGAGTTTGAGCACGAAGCCGATATTGCCGGAGCTTTGTACGCATATAAAGCAGGATTCGACCCTAATGGCCTGCCGGATTTTTTAGAAAGACATCTGATATTTACAGCACATAACGGACCGATCAATTTTCGGAGTTTTGATGTGTATAAATCCATCGATGCAAGAATTCATCATTTGCGGGAATATGTTTCCTCATTAGAAGATCATCAGAAAGATCGTTAA